GCATCAAAGCTTCATCACGGCCGTTATTTCTGAGGATAACGCGATCATTGAGTACCTGTCTGAGGATAACGCGCGTTCCCTCTATCGCTTCACCAATGCCGTAGGTTTTTTGCGAGCCACGGTTGGCAATAACAGCTAATCCGCGATCAGGTTCAGAGCTCGCGACCAGCCCCACCAAAGTCAGGTTCAAACGTGTGCGGGGAGCATCAACAACCGGTTCAGGCTTCTTCTCAACAGGTGCAGCTTTGGCACTGTATCGGCCAAAGAAATGACGATTAACCAATTTATCGAGTTGGTAGGCGGGACCCTGTGCACTGACACTAGCCACCGCTGCGGGGGTCTCAGAAACAGCCTCAGGTGTGGCGTTTGGTACCCAAACCCACACCAGTCTTCCCAGCGTCCAAGCCAGTATAAGAACCAGTAAAAGCGTCACCCACTTCGCAAGAGTGGCCGGAAACGCTTTTCCAAGTTGCGGTTGCGCCCAAACGGGTAAGCGCTTTATCCCAAAATTCGCAGACATGCTTTTCCTGTTACAAACATCGGCATTTCATTGCCATTCAGTCAATTGCCGCATTTGGTACCTGATGGCACCTTTATATAAGAATATGAAATTGACTGTCCAATTTACCTGTTTTCTTTTCCCTTGCCGATAAGTGAGAACCGATTTTTGTCTGAATGATTCCATTGCGGCTTGAAAGTTAGACGAATGGACACCATATAAGAGCTCTAATTGTGATGCTGATCGTATTCAGCAAACGTGATAAGTTTAGCCCCCCGAATGTAAAGGAGTGTCTAGTGGGCTCGAAACACAACGATTTTGATCAAGATTTGCAGGTAAGGCTGGATAAATGGCTTTGGGCTGCGCGTTTCTATAAAACGCGTACTACGGCGAGAAACATGATTGATGGTGGCAAGGTTCACTACAATGGTCAGCGCTCAAAACCGAGCAAACTGGTGGAAATTGGTGCCGAGATCAAACTGAGACAGGGCTTTGATGAGAAAATCATCATCGTCGAACAGCTTAGCGAGCGGCGCCGCGGTGCGCCCGAAGCTCAGGCCCTTTACCGGGAAACTGATGAGAGTCTGTCGCGTAGGGAACAACGAAGCCTTGAACGTCAGATGAATGCACACAATCCAAGTCCAGATCGTCGTCCTGACAAAAAGCAGCGACGCGATATTATCAAATTTAGAAACAGTAACGATTAACGCCGGAGAAGTTATCCCATGGCACAAGACAGTCTGCACCGTTATTTGTTCGATGGCGTCTCTGTACGCGGCGAACTGGTTCAACTTTCTGATTCATTCCAACAGCTGACCGGCAGCAAAGACTACCCGGCGGTAGTTAAAGATCTGCTGGGCGAGCTGATGGTTGCAACCAGCCTACTGACAGCAACGCTGAAGTTTGAAGGCAGTATTACGGTACAAATCCAAGGTGATGGCCCTGTGTCAC
The nucleotide sequence above comes from Grimontia kaedaensis. Encoded proteins:
- the gspC gene encoding type II secretion system protein GspC, producing MSANFGIKRLPVWAQPQLGKAFPATLAKWVTLLLVLILAWTLGRLVWVWVPNATPEAVSETPAAVASVSAQGPAYQLDKLVNRHFFGRYSAKAAPVEKKPEPVVDAPRTRLNLTLVGLVASSEPDRGLAVIANRGSQKTYGIGEAIEGTRVILRQVLNDRVILRNNGRDEALMLAGVDYNKSNSAPAPTRAQTKPNIPRNTGQADLSNVKAEILNNPQSLLKYITLSQERNEEGLVGYRLGPGGDSRLFEQAGLQSGDIAVGINGADLTNPAEMNRIWQSLSDASEISLTVQRGGQLHEIYIGL
- the hslR gene encoding ribosome-associated heat shock protein Hsp15; this encodes MGSKHNDFDQDLQVRLDKWLWAARFYKTRTTARNMIDGGKVHYNGQRSKPSKLVEIGAEIKLRQGFDEKIIIVEQLSERRRGAPEAQALYRETDESLSRREQRSLERQMNAHNPSPDRRPDKKQRRDIIKFRNSND